The genomic DNA TGATTTCAAAATCATTAGCCATTTTACGAATTGGTTGTAGTTGTTTTTTGATCATACGAGCTGTAATCATTTGTACACCTCCTTTCAGAGGTATTGTAACACAAATTTAATATTAATGAAAGAACTCAGACAAGTCCGCAAAGACTATAAACTATACCCCCTTGAAATATTTATAGATACAGAGAAACTCTGTATCAATTATGCCAGTGTTTTCATGATGGCACGGTTCATATCATACTAGTCAATGTTATGTATAAAATCCGGGGTGGTTAAAGTCCACCCACTGGCTGCCAATTTTTAAAGAGGAAGAAAGGATAAGATATGGAAGAACTACCAAAAATAAAAATATTAAGAAATAACGGTAAATCCGAAAGGATATTTATAGATGAAAAAGAAATAAAAGGTGTAACATCTATAAAAATAAAAAACTCAACTACAAATGAAGAAGACGATACATCTATAGTAGTTGAGATTGGTTTCATAAAGTCACTTGAAATTTTTGATGATTAATTCCGATATGACGTTTGATGCTATATCTTTTAAAGCATCTAAGGAATTGGTGCCTATTGTGTTAGCGATTTTTTTAGTTTTGTTCCAGTTGGTATTTTCCCTTATATTAGCTAAAAATTTATGACCTTCTGGCGATAAATCTTTTATTTGGAAGAGTGAAGATGTAAGTTTCATTTGAGTCGGAACAAGGAACTTATGATAAAAACATTGCCGTATATGATAAATGAATTCATCTTCCGAGTATTTATTTAAACGTTCAGGAATAGAATTTTTGTAAACGACAATAGAGTTTCTAGGTGTTATAACATCCTCAACCCAAAGCAAGATATCTCTGATACAATCAGGATTTAATTTCATAGTATGCCTCCTTTCACTTCAATAAGGATATTATAACATAAGCTTAATTTTGATAAAAGAAATCAGACAAATTATTAATAAAAATAAAATTTAAAGAGGACAATATGTTTAAAACTGAGCGTGAAATGCAAGATTTATTTATAAAAGCATTAGCTAGGAAATACGACCATTTTTTTCATTTATTTGAAGAAGTAAATACTAATTGGTGTAGGCCGGATATTGTGATGTATAGAAATTTAAATAATATCTGGGTTTATGAATTGAAATTAACAAATTCAAAAAAAGTATGGTATCAGGCTTTGAAGAATTTGCATATAAGTCATAAATCTTATATTGTTGTTCCGGTAGGAAAAGGATTGAAAATTCCGGCCGGATGGAATGGACAGGATTTGAAAGGTTCACCGATTGGAATATTAGAATTTGATGGTGAAAACATAATACAAGTCAAGAAATGTAAGAAAAATCCTTATAACATAAAAAAAGAGATATTGCTGCACTCTTTGGCAACACAGCAATACAAAGGCGGTATGAGGATGTTCAATAGTTATAAATAGCAAAGTTCAAAATGAACTTTAGCAACAGTTCAAAATGACCTTTGGGAACTTCCAAAGTTCAAAATGACCTATAATAATAATATTATCTATAGTATTTATATTATTATATATATTAATACTAAAAGATAATATATGCCGGAGGGATAGTAATGAAAGAAACGTTAAATTCATACTTTTCACAAAGAAAAGCAATGGAATTTGAATTAATGAGAGAGGATCTGGACTTTTTGGAATGGTTTATTTTCTGGAAAGATACAGGTGGTATGAGTAGTGAAAGCATTATTCATGCAGAAGATAAATATTATTGGATTTCTTACTCAAAAATATTACAGGATCTTCCGTTTATATTCCGGTCAGAATCAACAGTAAAAAGATCGCTTAATAGATTAATTGAGAAAAAGATAATAAAAAAATACCTCGGAAGTAAAAATGGAGCCAGAGCAACATATTTTGCTATAGGAGAAAATTATATTGCTTTATTAAAGGCAGATACTCGAATAAAAGATGAAATTCCAGCTGCTAAAGAAGAAAAAAAGAGACCAGCAAAATTTGAAAAAGAACATATTGAAATAATAGATCATCTAAATACGGTAACAAAATCAGCTTTCAAGTCAGACACAGTCGCATCAAAACAATTAATGAACAAGCTTTTAGAAAGCGGTTTTACTGTAGAAGATATCAAACTGGTAATAGAATTTAAGGCTAAAGAATGGGAAGGCACCGACCGGGAACAATATTTAAGACCAAAAACATTATTCAAAATGGATTATTTTCCGGGATATTTAAAAATGGCAAGAAAAGGAGCATGTAATGGCAGTGGCAATTTTGAGAGAGATGAAGGATCAGGCTTTAACAGATTTAACTAATGACGATATAAAAATAAAATTTATAGAAGAAAGCAAAAAAGAAGGTCAAAAAAATTATGAAGCTTTCCAGAAAAGAGAAGAAAAAAATAAGAAATTACAAGAAGAATTATTAAAGGAAGCAGAAATAAAAAAATATAAAAGTAATTCACAAATAACAAAAAAAGTTCAGAAAGCAAGTTTTGAAATTGCAACTTTTAAAAATGATAAAGAACGGAAATATTTTAATTATTTCAGAAATTATTGCAAACACTTTGATGAAGTGAGAGAAGATGTTATTGGAATACTGATAACTGGAAATCCGGGAACAGGAAAATCATTTGTTACGAGTTGTATTTATAATGAACTTCAAAATAAATATAAAGTTTACAGGTTTAACTTCAGTTTTTATATTGAGACTCTAAAGCAGAATTTTAATGAAATGGAAAGGCTAAACCTAGTTAAAAATGCGGATCTCGTTATAATAGATGATTTAGGAAACGAAATGCTTGAAACGGAATATAAAAAAAATCAGAATGATGAAAATACAATAAGCTGGCGACAGGAAAGAATGTTTAATTTGTTTCAGGAGATATATGAAAATGAAATTCCAGTAATTATAAATACAAACTTGACTTTTAGTCAGTTGAATAAATTTCTTGAAATAAAAAAAAGTGATAAATTACTTGATAGATTGATAGAAGATTGCAAACATCTGTATTTTGATTGGAAAAGCAGACGATCGGAAATAAAAAAAGACAAATTCAAAAAATATTTTGGTGAATAATATGATGACTAAAACGGAAAAGGATGAGATAAAAGTCAAAATATCAAAGATGGATATTGAGAGAATAGAAAAACTCATTTTATCCCAAGAATTAAGGGTTGAGAAAGCAAAATTTATACTGGATGCATTAATAGCTGAAAAATGGGAAAGAAATAGCAAAAAAGGTGGGAATGTTAATAGATAGGAGGAAAAATGCCTAGAGTAGTGGAAGCTTTTTCAGGGATAAGATCACAAACACAGGCCTTAAAAAATCTTGGGATAGATCATGAAGTAGTAGCAACTTTTGAAATAGATAAATGGGCCATAGAAATGGCTAAACTACTACATGGAAATGTCAATAATCTAGGAGATATATCTAAAGTTGATCCTAAAGAAGTGCCGGAACACGATTTATTTACTTATACTTTCCCGTGTCAAGATATTTCAACAGCTGGACATCAGGCAGGTCTTGAAAAAAATTCAGGGACTAGGAGTAGTTTACTGTGGGAGTGCAAGAAGATAATAGAATACCATAAACCAAAATATTTACTTATGGAAAATGTGGACAATCTATTGAGTAAAAGACATATAAAACAGTTTATGGATTGGTTGGTAGTACTTGAAAAGCTTGGATATAAAAATTACTATAAAATTTTAAATGCTAAAGATTACAGAATACCGCAAAGAAGAAAGAGAGTCTTCTGTGTAAGCATTTTTGGAAATGAAAAATATGTCTTCCCTAAACCTGTAGAATTGAAACTTAGATTAAGAGATATGCTTGAAAAAGAAGTGCCAGAAAAATATTATTTGAAAGATATTGATAATAATAAATTTCATGTAAATATGAATAAAAAACAGGGATATTTTATAAGTGGAGAAGTGGCAAATGCATTAACATCTAAAAATAATAGAAATAATCTGATACAAGTTGGCTATATAAATACAAATAGTCAGGGAAATAGAGTATATACAGATGATGTAGCTTGTACCATAAGTGCCTTAGGTGGTGGTGGTGGTGCGAAAACAGGACTTTATCTCGTGCCAAATGAAAAGATAATAGACGATGACATTTCATACTGTATAACTGCAAGCTATCACAAAGGCACTAACTTAAAAGGATATTTTAAAAAAGGAAGAAGACAATTAATTCAAGATGATAATTTCAGAATAAGAAGACTGACACCACGGGAATGCTGGCGGTTAATGGGATGGAAAGATGAACAAATAGATAAAGTTATACATTTTAGCGATAAACAGCTTATAGAAAAAGCTGGAAACAGTATAGTAATTGATGTACTAGAAGAAATATTCAGAAGTTTATTTTTAACAATACATGAAGAAGAGAATGAATATAGACTATTTTAAGGAGGTTAAATGAAATTATATCATGGAAATGCTGTAAGTTTGATAGATAAAATTAAAGATAATAGTATTCAATCAATCATAACAAGTCCGCCTTATTTTTGTCTTCGGGATTATGAATATCCTCAACAAATAGGACTAGAGGATCAAGTCGAAGACTATTTAACTAAATTGATCCAGATCTGGAACACAGCAAAAAATAAACTAAAAGATGATGGATTATTATTTATCAATATAGATGATACATATTATTATCCGAGACCAGGTGAAACAAAAATCTGGGGAATGAATGCAAATGGGGATAAACGACCGGGCATAAAAAAACATAATGAATATCGAAAAAGTAGTTTGATGGCAGTTCCACAAAAATTAATAATAAAAATGATTGAATCAGGTTGGATATTCAGGCAGCAGATAATATGGCAAAAACCAAACTGTATGCCTGAAAGTACAACTTCAAGATTTACAAGAGATTATGAAGCAATATTTATGTTCAGTAAATCAGAAAATTATAAATTTAATCAATTGAAAGAAGATATGAAAACAGAGGATTTATCAAATCCACGTGGAAGTAATGGGACTACAAAACAATCTGGTCGACGAAATGAAGAAAATAAGAAAACTGAATATACAAGAAATATGAGATCAGTATGGAGCATAAATAATGTGTGTTCAAGTAATAATAATCATTATGCAACCTTTCCAGCTGAGTTGGCCAGAAGATTAATATTATGTTCAACAGATGAAAAAGATACAGTATTAGATCCATTTAGTGGATCGGGAACAACCTTAAAAGTTGCGAAACAACTTAACAGGCATGGTATAGGAATAGAAATAAATAGCAAATATGTGGAACTAGCAGAAAAGAATATAAATGATCTTTTCACAAAAGTGGAGATTATAAAGGAGGAATGTATTTGAATATAACAGATCATGCGTTAATGCGATATGCACAAAGATTTGAAGGCGAACAAATATCAAGTGATAGTGTATTCAGAGAATGGAAGAAAAGCAATATTGATAAAGTGGAAAAATATGAGAAAGCATTAAGAATTTTATTTCAATCAGCAAAATTCTTGACGGAAGGAAAGTATGATAAAAACGGGAAAATATCAAGCTTTTATATTGTAGAAGAAGAAAGGGTATGTTTTGTTTATGATAAAAAACAGCAAAACATAGTAACTGTTTATTTTATTGATTTTGGGATGACGGAAGAGGAAAATTCTCAAATGTTAGCGATATTTCTTAATTTTATTTCTAATACAAAAGTAGAAAAAGAAGAATTTGAATTGAAATGGTCAGAAGAATTAACGCAATTAAAAAGAAAGAGCAGTGCTTTGGAAATTGAAAAAAATGAATACAGAGAAAAAATTAAGAAATTAGAATCAGAACAGCAGCTTATAAATAAACAAATCGAATTTTCGGGTAATAAAAGAAAAGTTTATGAAGCAAATTTACAAAATGCATATAAAAAAATAATAAATTCTATAGAATTTTAAGGAGATGAAAATGAAAAAGACAATATTTGGATTAAGTTTGATCGGAGTTATATTATTAATAGTATTTGTATTAGTAGTAAGTGCTTTAAATTTCAGAAATACAGCTATTAAGCTGGAGAAATCGTTTGAAGTTCAATATGTAGCAAATCAATCCAGTTATGATGCTATGTGGAAAAAATTCAGGGAATTAGCACAGGTTTCAGATCTACAGGCTGAACAAGTAAAAGAAGTTTATACAGGCCTAATTTCAGGAAGATATGAAAATGATACACAGGTTCTATTCAAATTAATAAGGGAAGACAATCCTAAAATGATAGATACTTATTCAATTATTCAACAGCAGTTGGCAGCAGATAGAAATAGTTTTAACAATGAACAGAAAAAAGTGGTTGATAAAGGAAATCAATACAACTACTACATAAAAAAACACTTTATCTGGAATAAATTTTTCAACTATCAAGAGAAAGATTTAAAGAGTCTTGTAGTAACTTCTGAGAAGACAGATGAAGCTTTTAAAAACAAAAAAGATGATGAATTAAAAATAAAGTAGGTGATTAAGTGGTAATAGGATCATTAATATTATTGGTACTGTTTTGTATTTTTGCGTGGTACTCCAAAGAACATACAATTTTAGATGTTATCATCTTAGGAATTTTATTCTTAATTATCTCCGGTTTCGTTTCTTGTATTGATAGGAGTATACAGACTTATGATGAAGAAATATGGTCTGGATATGCTTATGATGTAAAACATATTGAAGAATGGGATCAGTGGATACCACCACAAAGAATATGTACCAGAAGTGGAAAAACAACTAAATGTACAACAAGGCCGGGTTATTGGGTTCACCATTCAGCAGAAAATTATATATATACAACTGATGGTGGAAAAATTAAGGTTAATTGGTCTTTAGATGGAAAAGTCAAACTCAATGATAGGTTTCCAAATAAAAAAGAAGAATTGATTAAATTATGGCCTTTAGGAACTACGA from Sebaldella termitidis ATCC 33386 includes the following:
- a CDS encoding DUF2513 domain-containing protein; the encoded protein is MKLNPDCIRDILLWVEDVITPRNSIVVYKNSIPERLNKYSEDEFIYHIRQCFYHKFLVPTQMKLTSSLFQIKDLSPEGHKFLANIRENTNWNKTKKIANTIGTNSLDALKDIASNVISELIIKNFK
- a CDS encoding conserved phage C-terminal domain-containing protein, yielding MKETLNSYFSQRKAMEFELMREDLDFLEWFIFWKDTGGMSSESIIHAEDKYYWISYSKILQDLPFIFRSESTVKRSLNRLIEKKIIKKYLGSKNGARATYFAIGENYIALLKADTRIKDEIPAAKEEKKRPAKFEKEHIEIIDHLNTVTKSAFKSDTVASKQLMNKLLESGFTVEDIKLVIEFKAKEWEGTDREQYLRPKTLFKMDYFPGYLKMARKGACNGSGNFERDEGSGFNRFN
- a CDS encoding ATP-binding protein; this translates as MAVAILREMKDQALTDLTNDDIKIKFIEESKKEGQKNYEAFQKREEKNKKLQEELLKEAEIKKYKSNSQITKKVQKASFEIATFKNDKERKYFNYFRNYCKHFDEVREDVIGILITGNPGTGKSFVTSCIYNELQNKYKVYRFNFSFYIETLKQNFNEMERLNLVKNADLVIIDDLGNEMLETEYKKNQNDENTISWRQERMFNLFQEIYENEIPVIINTNLTFSQLNKFLEIKKSDKLLDRLIEDCKHLYFDWKSRRSEIKKDKFKKYFGE
- the dcm gene encoding DNA (cytosine-5-)-methyltransferase, whose protein sequence is MPRVVEAFSGIRSQTQALKNLGIDHEVVATFEIDKWAIEMAKLLHGNVNNLGDISKVDPKEVPEHDLFTYTFPCQDISTAGHQAGLEKNSGTRSSLLWECKKIIEYHKPKYLLMENVDNLLSKRHIKQFMDWLVVLEKLGYKNYYKILNAKDYRIPQRRKRVFCVSIFGNEKYVFPKPVELKLRLRDMLEKEVPEKYYLKDIDNNKFHVNMNKKQGYFISGEVANALTSKNNRNNLIQVGYINTNSQGNRVYTDDVACTISALGGGGGAKTGLYLVPNEKIIDDDISYCITASYHKGTNLKGYFKKGRRQLIQDDNFRIRRLTPRECWRLMGWKDEQIDKVIHFSDKQLIEKAGNSIVIDVLEEIFRSLFLTIHEEENEYRLF
- a CDS encoding DNA-methyltransferase — its product is MKLYHGNAVSLIDKIKDNSIQSIITSPPYFCLRDYEYPQQIGLEDQVEDYLTKLIQIWNTAKNKLKDDGLLFINIDDTYYYPRPGETKIWGMNANGDKRPGIKKHNEYRKSSLMAVPQKLIIKMIESGWIFRQQIIWQKPNCMPESTTSRFTRDYEAIFMFSKSENYKFNQLKEDMKTEDLSNPRGSNGTTKQSGRRNEENKKTEYTRNMRSVWSINNVCSSNNNHYATFPAELARRLILCSTDEKDTVLDPFSGSGTTLKVAKQLNRHGIGIEINSKYVELAEKNINDLFTKVEIIKEECI